In Akkermansia muciniphila, one DNA window encodes the following:
- a CDS encoding zinc ribbon domain-containing protein, translated as MLGWQAMNHADLDQLLILQEKDVRISKLRKDLASLPEQRTRLLKQMEAIKQKALAAKQEVAGIEKSIRDVEAAVETKRSYIGKMKTLQSNTRKNEEYQRCIQEVEKTEAAIDALETSELELMERLEAAKTDMERKIRRVHDAQRELEETLARFDRTAETDKELLNQLNAERADLAAAVPEDSLGEYERMTRSKGVPVIVPMDEKGHCGGCHMVITDNARMKVLGGHETVYCDSCHRILY; from the coding sequence ATGCTAGGGTGGCAGGCGATGAATCATGCCGATTTAGACCAGTTGCTGATCCTTCAGGAAAAGGATGTGCGGATTTCCAAACTCCGGAAGGATCTGGCTTCCCTGCCGGAACAGAGAACACGCCTGCTGAAGCAGATGGAGGCCATCAAGCAGAAGGCCCTGGCCGCCAAACAGGAAGTGGCAGGCATTGAAAAAAGCATACGGGATGTGGAGGCAGCCGTTGAAACCAAACGCTCCTACATCGGCAAAATGAAAACCCTCCAGTCCAACACCCGGAAAAACGAGGAATACCAGAGGTGCATCCAGGAGGTGGAGAAAACGGAAGCCGCTATTGACGCTCTGGAAACCTCGGAGCTGGAATTGATGGAGCGCCTGGAAGCAGCAAAAACGGACATGGAGCGGAAAATCCGCCGTGTACATGACGCCCAGCGGGAGCTGGAGGAAACGCTCGCGCGCTTTGACCGGACGGCAGAGACGGACAAGGAGCTTTTGAACCAATTGAATGCGGAACGCGCGGATCTGGCCGCTGCCGTACCGGAAGATTCGCTGGGGGAATACGAACGGATGACCAGAAGCAAGGGGGTTCCGGTCATTGTTCCCATGGATGAAAAAGGCCATTGCGGCGGCTGCCACATGGTTATCACGGACAACGCCCGTATGAAAGTGCTGGGCGGCCACGAAACCGTTTACTGCGACAGCTGCCACCGCATCCTCTACTGA
- the lpxK gene encoding tetraacyldisaccharide 4'-kinase, with the protein MKSRSEEFEEWGTEVIFGRAKGFRAAMMRMVLRGASWLFRLAVLARLYLFHSSIARQARLGMLVVSVGNITVGGTGKTPVVELLARTLTRRGRKVAILTRGYKSAELDKPQEWRDKDGKLPENLPKIASDGKTRYLGPLYSGDEPFMLAKNLDGVAVLVDKNRIKSGIFAIEHLGCDTLLLDDGMQYLKLAHELDIVLVDCGAPFGTGAMLPRGTLREPRSSLARASYIILTKCGGKPQDELISAIRKYNPVADIIVSDHGPRYLENVFTGERLPLEALRGKWVACLSGIARPESFENSLRSLGAHVEICRRFPDHHWFEQTELQEFYDRCADRAMDMIVTTEKDAVRLEKPEEDPEVPIYFLRIEVEIYQGREAWERCVDRICGISKPRPRDEWQPSSSF; encoded by the coding sequence ATGAAATCCAGATCGGAAGAATTTGAAGAGTGGGGGACGGAAGTCATCTTCGGCCGTGCCAAGGGATTCCGCGCCGCCATGATGCGCATGGTCCTGCGCGGCGCCTCCTGGCTGTTCAGGCTGGCGGTTCTGGCGCGGCTGTATCTGTTTCATTCCAGCATCGCCAGGCAGGCCAGGCTGGGAATGCTGGTGGTCAGCGTGGGCAATATCACCGTGGGAGGAACCGGAAAAACCCCGGTGGTGGAACTGCTGGCCCGCACCCTCACCCGGCGCGGGCGCAAAGTAGCCATCCTGACACGCGGCTACAAGAGCGCAGAGCTGGACAAGCCGCAGGAATGGAGGGACAAGGACGGCAAGCTGCCGGAGAATCTTCCCAAGATCGCCAGCGATGGAAAAACGCGCTACCTGGGCCCCCTGTATTCCGGTGATGAACCTTTCATGCTCGCCAAAAATCTGGACGGCGTGGCGGTGCTGGTGGATAAAAACCGCATCAAGTCCGGCATCTTCGCCATTGAGCACCTGGGTTGCGACACCCTGTTGCTGGACGACGGCATGCAATATTTGAAACTGGCGCATGAACTGGATATCGTGCTGGTGGATTGCGGCGCGCCCTTTGGCACCGGAGCCATGCTCCCGCGCGGCACCCTGCGGGAACCCAGAAGCAGTTTGGCGCGCGCCAGTTATATCATCCTGACCAAATGCGGAGGGAAACCGCAGGATGAGCTGATATCCGCCATCAGGAAGTACAATCCCGTGGCGGATATCATCGTGAGCGACCACGGCCCCCGATACCTGGAAAATGTGTTCACGGGGGAACGCCTTCCTCTGGAGGCCCTGCGGGGGAAATGGGTGGCGTGCCTCAGCGGCATCGCGCGCCCGGAAAGTTTTGAAAACTCCCTGCGCTCCCTGGGCGCCCACGTGGAAATCTGCCGCAGGTTTCCAGACCACCACTGGTTTGAACAAACGGAATTGCAGGAATTTTATGACCGCTGCGCGGACCGGGCCATGGACATGATCGTAACTACGGAAAAGGATGCCGTGCGGCTGGAAAAACCGGAGGAAGACCCGGAGGTTCCCATCTATTTCCTGCGCATTGAAGTGGAAATCTACCAGGGCCGGGAAGCATGGGAACGTTGTGTGGACCGCATTTGCGGAATTTCAAAACCGCGCCCACGGGATGAATGGCAACCTTCCTCATCTTTCTGA